Proteins encoded together in one Ipomoea triloba cultivar NCNSP0323 chromosome 4, ASM357664v1 window:
- the LOC116015971 gene encoding uncharacterized protein LOC116015971, giving the protein MGRSVGYACLLKRLTAIWRPKARMELVTVDNDYYLVKFSLVDDYEFAKYGGPWMVLDQYLIVKEWIPNFDPFTDKTERMIVWIRFTCLPAEYFDHKFFMRVGEKIGRPINIDMATSLVSKASFARVCVEVDITKPLLAKFTLRNKVRPLVYEGLHQICFKCGTYGHTVETCSLNHAEHVSHGSSADDSTRPEEASGASNGNKDGQKGREQGSGETSLIRPEIMEDYGTWMIAPKRKRNYTKNQENRNQGARDYGKKNHEGKDQERTANGKKIKQSKGTNTDREGKGSGSRYATLAEDNMHEEVYEGNMEDQSNGVSNEQPKQGESSKPGVATKGKRASVQASEKQIEGNNKHGTHKKQPVQNKQNPPHVRREQTQRTNPNRAAAENEHTLVTGDKNGATTSHVVRLDEGDQSNCIPIEELTNPEHHGDPPETRLGDSSTVADEDAFLDSF; this is encoded by the coding sequence ATGGGAAGGAGCGTGGGCTATGCCTGCCTCCTTAAGCGGCTTACGGCAATATGGCGGCCAAAAGCACGAATGGAACTAGTCACTGTTGACAACGACTACTATCTAGTCAAGTTCTCGTTAGTGGATGATTACGAGTTTGCGAAATATGGAGGGCCTTGGATGGTGCTTGATCAGTATTTAATAGTAAAGGAATGGATTCCAAATTTTGATCCTTTTACGGACAAAACTGAGAGAATGATTGTGTGGATTCGATTCACATGCCTCCCAGCCGAGTATTTTGATCACAAGTTTTTTATGAGAGTTGGAGAGAAGATTGGTCGCCCGATCAACATTGACATGGCTACAAGTTTGGTTTCCAAGGCGAGCTTTGCAAGGGTTTGCGTGGAAGTGGATATCACAAAACCGCTGCTTGCTAAGTTTACGTTGAGAAACAAGGTTCGCCCTTTAGTGTATGAAGGGTTGCACCAAATCTGTTTCAAATGTGGCACGTACGGGCACACCGTCGAAACATGCAGCTTGAACCATGCAGAGCATGTTTCTCATGGTTCAAGCGCCGATGACAGCACTCGACCGGAAGAGGCTTCCGGCGCCAGCAACGGTAACAAAGATGGTCAGAAAGGAAGGGAACAGGGAAGCGGGGAAACTTCCTTAATTAGACCGGAGATTATGGAAGACTATGGCACATGGATGATTGCCCCGAAACGAAAAAGGAACTAtaccaaaaatcaagaaaatcgcAATCAAGGTGCGAGAGATTATGGAAAGAAAAATCACGAGGGGAAGGATCAAGAGAGAACTGCTAACGGGAAGAAAATCAAGCAAAGTAAGGGAACAAACACAGACCGGGAAGGAAAAGGGTCCGGATCAAGATATGCTACACTAGCAGAGGATAACATGCATGAGGAAGTTTACGAGGGAAATATGGAAGACCAAAGTAATGGGGTATCTAATGAGCAGCCAAAACAAGGAGAAAGCTCAAAACCTGGGGTTGCAACCAAAGGAAAGAGGGCATCGGTACAAGCATCCGAGAAGCAAATCGAAGGGAATAATAAACATGGGACTCACAAAAAACAACCTGTGCAAAATAAGCAAAACCCACCTCATGTGCGACGTGAACAGACACAAAGAACAAATCCCAACCGGGCAGCTGCTGAGAATGAACACACGTTGGTGACTGGAGACAAGAATGGAGCGACAACGTCCCATGTTGTGCGGTTGGATGAGGGCGACCAGTCTAACTGCATTCCTATTGAGGAACTGACTAACCCTGAGCATCATGGTGACCCCCCGGAAACTAGGCTTGGTGATTCCTCAACAGTGGCAGATGAGGATGCGTTTTTGGATAGCTTTTGA